The Meiothermus sp. region GAGCCTCGGCAAATCACCGTAACCGACCCGCAGCCTGTGCCTATTCCCTCCCCCAGGCCCGATACCTATACCTATAGCTGCAATGGCGGGCGTTTGGTGGTTAGTTACGTGGACAACAACACCGTGCGGGTATTCTATGACAACGCCTTTCAAACCCTTACCTTGACCCGCGTCACTCCGTTACGCACATACGTAGGTGGGTCTTTTGTTTGGGAGCTGGATCGCAATGGTCTTGGTACCTTCCGGGTAGGCGGCACCCTGGTGCGCTCCAACTGTCGCATCTAAGGCCCCCGTGACCTCGAGCCTTCATGGGGCTCGAGGTTCTCCTTTTGCGGATTAGTTTACAATCTTTGTAAGTTTTTCTCTGGATGATAGGGTTCTATGGAATGGCTTACCCATCCCTGGCCCTGGTATGTGGCGGGCCCCCTGATCGGCCTGACCGTGCCCCTCTTGCTTCTCATCGGCAACCGTCGCTTTGGCATCTCCTCCTCGCTGCGGCATGTGTGCGCTGCGCTGGGCAGCCGGCTGCCCTTCTTCCAGTACAACTGGCGGGCCGAAAGCTGGAACCTGGCCTTTGTGCTGGGCATTGTGCTAGGGGGGTTTGTGGCCGGGGTGCTCTGGGCCAACCCCAACCCGGTGCAGCTTAGCCCCCAGACCACCGCCGCCCTCCAGCAGATGGGGGTTTCGGCGGACTCGGGTTTTTTGCCCCCCGAGCTTTTTTCCTGG contains the following coding sequences:
- a CDS encoding YeeE/YedE family protein, with translation MEWLTHPWPWYVAGPLIGLTVPLLLLIGNRRFGISSSLRHVCAALGSRLPFFQYNWRAESWNLAFVLGIVLGGFVAGVLWANPNPVQLSPQTTAALQQMGVSADSGFLPPELFSWQAVLSLPGALFLLLGGFLIGFGARWAAGCTSGHSITGLAALQLPSLLATLGFFVGGLISAHLLLPWFLFWLR